A genome region from Deinococcus aerophilus includes the following:
- the ftsZ gene encoding cell division protein FtsZ: MQAARIRVIGLGGAGNNAVNRMIESGLEGVEFIAGNTDAQVLAKSHAEIRIQLGDRLTRGLGAGADPEVGEKAALEDREHIKEYLAGTDMLFITAGMGGGTGTGSAPVVAEIAREMGVLTVAIVTRPFGFEGPKRIRVAEEGISKLADRVDGMIVVNNQKLLTAVDKKVSFREAFLIADRVLYYGVKGISDVINVEGMINLDFADVRNLLANSGTVLMGIGAGRGEKVAEEAAMSAIHSPLLERGIEGARRILVNVTGSYDLSMTDANEIVEKIREATGFEEPDILFGITPDEDAGDEVRVTVIATGFNEMPGALAGSLAGSASSLDTIVRPKRGSTGSSYDPKDYDIPAFLRNVERH; this comes from the coding sequence ATGCAAGCGGCCAGAATTCGCGTAATTGGCTTGGGCGGGGCCGGCAACAATGCCGTGAACCGCATGATCGAATCGGGACTCGAAGGCGTGGAGTTCATCGCCGGCAACACGGACGCCCAGGTGCTGGCCAAGAGCCACGCCGAGATCCGTATTCAGCTGGGCGACCGTCTGACCCGCGGACTGGGCGCCGGCGCCGACCCCGAGGTCGGAGAGAAGGCCGCCCTGGAAGACCGCGAGCACATCAAGGAGTACCTCGCGGGCACCGACATGCTGTTCATCACGGCGGGCATGGGCGGCGGCACCGGCACCGGCTCGGCTCCGGTGGTGGCCGAGATCGCCCGCGAGATGGGCGTGCTGACGGTGGCCATCGTGACCCGGCCGTTCGGCTTCGAGGGCCCCAAGCGCATCCGGGTGGCCGAGGAAGGCATCAGCAAGCTGGCCGACCGCGTGGACGGCATGATCGTGGTGAACAACCAGAAACTGCTGACCGCCGTGGACAAGAAGGTCTCGTTCCGCGAGGCGTTCCTGATCGCCGACCGCGTGCTGTATTACGGCGTCAAGGGCATCAGCGACGTGATCAACGTCGAGGGCATGATCAACCTCGACTTCGCCGACGTGCGCAACCTGCTGGCCAACAGCGGCACGGTCCTGATGGGCATCGGCGCGGGCCGGGGCGAGAAGGTCGCCGAGGAAGCCGCCATGAGCGCCATCCACAGCCCGCTGCTCGAACGCGGCATCGAGGGCGCGCGCCGCATCCTCGTGAACGTGACCGGCAGCTACGACCTGAGCATGACCGACGCCAACGAGATCGTCGAGAAGATCCGCGAGGCCACCGGCTTCGAGGAACCCGACATCCTGTTCGGCATCACCCCCGACGAGGATGCCGGCGACGAGGTGCGCGTCACGGTGATCGCCACCGGCTTCAACGAAATGCCCGGCGCGCTCGCGGGCAGCCTGGCCGGCTCGGCCAGCAGCCTCGACACCATCGTGCGCCCCAAGCGCGGCAGCACGGGCAGCAGCTATGATCCCAAGGATTACGACATCCCCGCCTTCCTGCGCAACGTCGAGCGTCACTGA
- the ftsA gene encoding cell division protein FtsA: protein MKDNTIVVGLDIGTTKITTVIGEVAPNGSVDIIGEGSVPSEGMKRGSVVNLERATHAIRQSVQAAERVSGVRVESAYVSVGGNHAKAITSHGLAAIRRNQEIAQPDVDRAIENARAVPLDPNLEILHTLPQEYVVDRQEGIKSPVGMHGVRLEVDVHIVAGTAGPLLNLRRCVQEAGLRVDGFVLHALASGLATLEAAEQTQTVVVVDMGGGTTDIGVFKRGNLAHSACIPIGGEHVTADLAQILKIPMEEAENVKRRYGAALPELADQDLTLEITTASGSTHAISAFELSRIIKPRLAEIFSMIRDEIDHTLGPVELVAQGMVLTGGAAMLRGTVELARDRFRLPVRIGRPRGIGGLTDIVNGPQHAASVGLLLYSLGEDGRVPPAVFRERAEDLMVPPPAPEDPAPAKPAPVAASSAKPTSQKSAQKSDGPGLMDRIRGLFKDWM, encoded by the coding sequence ATGAAGGACAATACAATCGTCGTGGGCCTGGACATCGGCACCACCAAGATCACCACCGTCATCGGCGAGGTCGCTCCGAACGGCAGCGTGGACATCATCGGCGAAGGCAGCGTGCCCAGCGAGGGCATGAAGCGCGGCAGCGTCGTCAATCTGGAACGGGCCACACACGCCATCCGTCAGTCGGTCCAGGCCGCCGAGCGGGTCAGCGGAGTCCGGGTCGAGAGTGCCTACGTCAGCGTGGGCGGCAACCATGCCAAGGCCATCACCAGCCACGGTTTGGCCGCCATCCGCCGCAACCAGGAAATTGCTCAGCCGGACGTTGATCGGGCCATCGAGAACGCCCGCGCCGTGCCGCTGGACCCCAACCTCGAGATTCTGCACACCCTGCCGCAGGAGTACGTGGTGGACCGTCAGGAGGGCATCAAGAGTCCGGTGGGCATGCACGGCGTGCGGCTGGAAGTCGATGTCCACATCGTGGCCGGCACCGCTGGACCGCTGCTGAACCTGCGCCGCTGCGTGCAGGAGGCGGGCCTGCGGGTGGACGGCTTCGTGCTGCACGCGCTGGCTTCCGGGCTGGCGACGCTGGAGGCCGCCGAGCAGACCCAGACGGTCGTGGTGGTTGATATGGGCGGCGGCACCACCGACATCGGCGTGTTCAAGCGCGGCAACCTGGCCCACTCGGCGTGCATTCCCATCGGCGGTGAGCACGTCACGGCTGACCTCGCGCAGATCCTCAAGATTCCCATGGAGGAGGCCGAGAACGTCAAGCGGCGCTACGGCGCGGCCCTGCCTGAACTGGCCGACCAGGACCTGACGCTCGAGATCACCACGGCGTCGGGCAGCACCCACGCCATCAGCGCCTTTGAACTCTCGCGTATCATCAAGCCCCGTCTGGCCGAGATCTTCTCCATGATCCGCGACGAGATCGACCACACCCTGGGGCCGGTGGAACTGGTTGCCCAGGGCATGGTCCTGACCGGCGGGGCCGCCATGCTGCGCGGCACGGTCGAGCTGGCCCGCGACCGCTTCCGGCTGCCGGTGCGCATCGGCCGTCCACGCGGCATCGGCGGCCTGACCGACATCGTGAATGGCCCCCAGCACGCGGCCAGCGTGGGCCTGCTGCTGTACAGCCTGGGAGAGGACGGCCGGGTGCCCCCCGCCGTATTCCGCGAGCGCGCCGAGGACCTGATGGTGCCGCCGCCCGCGCCCGAGGACCCGGCACCTGCCAAACCGGCCCCCGTCGCCGCAAGCAGCGCCAAACCCACCTCCCAGAAAAGCGCACAGAAAAGTGATGGCCCCGGCCTGATGGACCGCATTCGCGGCCTGTTCAAGGACTGGATGTAG
- a CDS encoding cell division protein FtsQ/DivIB translates to MTRSPSPQAPLPAEDPAPENSDPTETVSGSPPRRPRWPWVLGAVLMTGALAASWFALPIRAVTVVGERHLTAAQVRELAGLTPGFGWLYYGAWRTGALKSSPWVRSATITRIFPDRVTVEVQERTPQVRWQRSGRPVVGVAADGTLLPGARDLGGLPLVQGWGPDRLPEALRVLEVLGRYNVQSVVYTPTGLRVKLPTGSVWSGDPATLLKYAGSITMYPKQDISIYPWGVSVQE, encoded by the coding sequence GTGACCCGTTCCCCTTCCCCTCAGGCTCCCCTGCCCGCCGAGGACCCAGCGCCCGAGAACTCAGATCCCACAGAGACCGTGTCCGGCAGCCCGCCGCGCCGGCCCCGCTGGCCGTGGGTGCTGGGCGCGGTCCTGATGACCGGTGCGCTGGCAGCGAGCTGGTTCGCCCTGCCCATCCGCGCCGTCACGGTGGTCGGCGAGCGGCATCTGACGGCGGCGCAGGTGCGTGAGCTGGCCGGCCTGACCCCCGGCTTCGGCTGGCTGTACTACGGCGCGTGGCGCACGGGCGCCCTGAAGAGCAGTCCCTGGGTGCGCTCGGCCACCATCACCCGTATCTTTCCAGACCGGGTCACGGTGGAGGTGCAGGAACGGACTCCACAGGTGCGCTGGCAACGCTCGGGCAGGCCGGTGGTCGGGGTGGCCGCCGACGGCACCCTGCTGCCGGGAGCGCGGGATCTGGGCGGGCTGCCGCTGGTGCAGGGCTGGGGTCCGGACCGTTTGCCGGAGGCCCTGCGGGTCCTGGAGGTCCTGGGCCGCTACAATGTGCAGTCGGTCGTCTATACCCCGACCGGGCTGCGGGTGAAATTGCCCACAGGATCGGTCTGGAGTGGTGACCCGGCCACCCTACTGAAGTATGCTGGGAGCATCACCATGTATCCGAAACAAGACATTTCCATTTACCCCTGGGGGGTGAGCGTCCAGGAATGA
- a CDS encoding UDP-N-acetylmuramate dehydrogenase has translation MTTTSSSRSGARIERLALSRFTTLGVGGPAEVWFVSDHAQLHEAMQAPYRILGGGSNLVIADDGVPERVIRLTGALAERDLTPDPELSDEEQLVTGWVGGGVPLPGLIRTLQKLGLSNLEGTVGIPAQVGGAVWMNAGTRYGEMFDGLHSLEIVTPGEVRVVTPDDLPWGYRDSGIPRGHIVTRVRLKLRRSTPQEVLEKMTLADTARKGQPKMKTPGCAFKNPGGVSAGRLIDEAGLKGTRVGQALIAPEHANFIVNLGGAAAADVHALLDLIRGRVGLPLELEYELWPEAPLAGLAADGSGTGGEQRAASTGTL, from the coding sequence ATGACGACAACCTCTTCCAGCCGGAGTGGGGCCCGAATCGAACGGCTCGCCCTGTCACGCTTCACCACGCTGGGTGTGGGCGGCCCCGCCGAGGTGTGGTTCGTCAGCGACCATGCCCAGCTGCACGAGGCGATGCAGGCGCCCTACCGCATCCTGGGCGGCGGCAGCAATCTGGTGATCGCCGACGACGGCGTTCCCGAACGGGTGATTCGCCTGACCGGAGCGCTGGCCGAGCGCGACCTGACCCCCGATCCCGAACTGAGTGATGAAGAACAGCTCGTGACCGGCTGGGTCGGCGGCGGCGTGCCCCTGCCCGGCCTGATCCGCACCCTGCAGAAGCTGGGGCTGAGCAATCTGGAGGGCACCGTGGGCATTCCGGCCCAGGTGGGCGGCGCGGTGTGGATGAACGCCGGCACCCGCTACGGCGAGATGTTCGACGGCCTGCACAGCCTGGAAATCGTGACGCCCGGGGAGGTGCGGGTGGTGACTCCCGACGACCTGCCGTGGGGCTACCGCGACAGCGGCATTCCGCGGGGCCACATCGTCACGCGCGTGCGCCTCAAGTTGCGCCGCAGCACCCCGCAAGAGGTCCTAGAAAAGATGACCCTGGCCGACACCGCCCGCAAGGGCCAGCCCAAGATGAAGACGCCAGGCTGCGCGTTCAAGAATCCGGGCGGCGTCAGCGCCGGTCGCCTGATCGACGAGGCGGGCCTCAAGGGCACCCGCGTGGGGCAGGCCCTGATCGCTCCGGAACACGCCAATTTCATTGTCAACCTGGGCGGCGCGGCGGCGGCGGATGTCCACGCGCTGCTGGACCTGATCCGCGGGCGGGTGGGCCTGCCGCTGGAACTGGAATACGAGCTGTGGCCTGAAGCGCCCCTGGCTGGCCTTGCGGCGGATGGTTCCGGGACAGGTGGCGAGCAGCGTGCCGCCTCCACAGGAACCCTGTGA
- the murC gene encoding UDP-N-acetylmuramate--L-alanine ligase: MTDFPANSTPVPASTPRPLHYHLMGIGGIGMSAFARLLRARGAHVSGCDDQASELTAQLQAEGIAVLHGHDAAHITAPAHGAVDVLVASEAVPKTHPELVAAREAGTEVRPRMALLSELLRAGPSIGVIGTHGKTTTTSMIAVALAGAGLDPSAFVGGIVPEFNSNARMGTGPFVAEVDESDRAFAELGSQTAVFTNAEDDHVGGNQATYWETVEEQHAGFARYVAQSGRVLYCADWPGLAALCQGAQEVLSYGQAQGADYRAVDLRPDADGTTFTVTHRDQVLGEARVGLPGRHNVLNALAALATTHLYGGDFASAAAALAAFGGPGRRWQRIGTVGGALVIDDYAHNATKVAAAVQAARQTGRRVRVVFQPHRYLRTQQSWKRLADALMDADEVLVLDIAAAGEPPIEGIHATLISERMAQNGHAGVRYLPDRAEVVRTLRGTAQPGDLIVTMGAGDVWKLARELTRPATDAAATVPTTAGDVPR; the protein is encoded by the coding sequence ATGACTGACTTCCCTGCCAATTCCACCCCCGTTCCTGCCAGCACCCCGCGCCCCCTGCACTATCACCTGATGGGCATCGGCGGCATCGGCATGAGTGCTTTTGCCCGGCTGCTGCGTGCGCGCGGGGCCCACGTGAGCGGCTGCGACGACCAGGCCAGTGAGCTGACGGCCCAGCTGCAGGCCGAGGGCATCGCCGTGCTGCATGGTCATGACGCCGCCCACATCACGGCCCCCGCCCATGGCGCGGTGGACGTCCTTGTGGCCTCCGAGGCCGTGCCCAAGACGCATCCCGAGCTGGTGGCGGCGCGCGAGGCGGGCACCGAGGTCCGCCCGCGCATGGCCCTGCTCAGTGAACTGCTGCGCGCGGGCCCGAGCATCGGCGTGATCGGTACGCACGGCAAGACCACCACCACAAGCATGATCGCCGTGGCGCTGGCCGGCGCGGGTCTGGACCCGTCGGCCTTTGTGGGCGGCATCGTGCCCGAATTCAACAGCAACGCCCGCATGGGCACCGGGCCGTTTGTCGCCGAGGTGGACGAATCCGACCGGGCCTTTGCCGAGCTGGGCAGTCAGACGGCGGTGTTCACCAATGCCGAGGATGACCATGTGGGCGGCAACCAGGCGACCTACTGGGAAACGGTCGAGGAGCAACACGCGGGCTTTGCGCGCTACGTGGCCCAGTCCGGACGGGTGCTGTACTGCGCCGACTGGCCGGGTCTGGCCGCGCTGTGCCAGGGGGCGCAGGAAGTGCTGAGCTACGGTCAGGCGCAGGGCGCCGACTACCGCGCCGTGGACCTGCGTCCCGACGCAGACGGCACCACCTTCACCGTGACGCACCGGGATCAGGTGCTGGGTGAGGCGCGTGTCGGGTTGCCCGGGCGACACAACGTCCTCAACGCGCTCGCGGCGCTGGCGACCACCCATCTTTACGGCGGGGATTTCGCGTCGGCGGCGGCGGCACTGGCCGCGTTCGGTGGCCCGGGCCGCCGCTGGCAGCGCATCGGCACTGTGGGCGGCGCCCTGGTCATTGATGACTACGCCCACAACGCCACCAAGGTGGCCGCCGCCGTGCAGGCCGCGCGCCAGACCGGGCGGCGGGTGCGGGTGGTGTTCCAGCCGCACCGTTACCTGCGCACCCAGCAGAGCTGGAAGCGGCTTGCCGACGCCCTGATGGACGCCGACGAGGTACTGGTGCTGGACATCGCTGCCGCCGGCGAGCCTCCCATTGAGGGCATTCACGCCACCCTGATCTCGGAACGCATGGCCCAGAACGGACACGCGGGCGTGCGCTACCTGCCCGACCGCGCCGAGGTCGTCCGGACCCTGCGCGGCACCGCGCAGCCCGGCGACCTGATCGTGACCATGGGCGCGGGCGACGTCTGGAAGCTCGCCCGGGAACTGACCCGTCCTGCCACCGACGCCGCCGCGACCGTGCCCACAACAGCCGGGGACGTGCCCCGATGA
- the murG gene encoding undecaprenyldiphospho-muramoylpentapeptide beta-N-acetylglucosaminyltransferase: MSLVVMATGGTGGHIYPAVATARELIARGHAALILGQRGGMEERIAAEAGLLFQGVDAGKLARSGQGRPDPRELIRAGQGVAQARTLLARLRPGAVVGFGGFASLPGVLAAQSLRIPTVLHEQNARLGLTQRLAAGRAVAIGTAYEQVLGLDPRKATLVGMPVREQRADRGQALARLKLKSGPLTVLVMGGSQGSLFLNRTVPGALRGVLGDAGRVPAMRPNQVLSAGAHGGPPHIDLNFDMDVPDHGAVPVGRDVQVLHATGPRWLPEVIPRVRELDWYHVTGYVDAVDAWAVADLAITRAGTSTLAEAAFHGVPLVTVPLPESAENHQWHNARRVQEAGAGRLVEQQHAEMDLGAAVLECAAPDTRAAMHDAALRRSQVGAAGRFADLIEQHLR; the protein is encoded by the coding sequence ATGAGTCTGGTGGTCATGGCAACGGGGGGAACGGGCGGGCACATCTACCCGGCGGTGGCAACTGCACGGGAGCTGATCGCCCGCGGACACGCCGCGCTGATTCTGGGTCAGCGCGGCGGCATGGAGGAACGCATCGCCGCAGAGGCCGGCCTGCTGTTTCAGGGGGTAGACGCAGGCAAACTGGCCCGCAGCGGCCAGGGCCGCCCTGACCCGCGCGAGCTGATCCGCGCGGGTCAGGGCGTGGCGCAGGCGCGGACGCTGCTGGCCCGGCTGCGGCCCGGCGCGGTGGTGGGTTTTGGGGGCTTTGCCAGCCTGCCGGGAGTGCTGGCTGCCCAGAGCCTGCGGATTCCCACCGTTCTGCACGAGCAGAATGCCCGCCTGGGCCTGACCCAGCGGCTGGCGGCGGGGCGGGCGGTCGCCATCGGCACGGCCTATGAGCAGGTGCTCGGCCTGGACCCGCGCAAGGCGACGCTGGTGGGCATGCCCGTGCGCGAGCAACGGGCCGACCGCGGGCAGGCCCTGGCCCGCCTGAAACTCAAATCAGGGCCGCTGACCGTGCTGGTCATGGGCGGCTCACAGGGATCGTTGTTCCTGAACCGCACGGTGCCGGGGGCGCTGCGCGGCGTGCTGGGCGATGCGGGCCGGGTGCCGGCGATGCGGCCCAACCAGGTCCTGTCTGCCGGGGCACACGGAGGGCCTCCCCACATTGATCTGAATTTTGATATGGACGTCCCTGACCACGGCGCCGTGCCGGTGGGCCGCGACGTTCAGGTACTGCACGCCACCGGCCCCCGCTGGCTGCCCGAGGTCATCCCACGGGTGCGTGAACTGGACTGGTATCACGTCACCGGATACGTGGACGCCGTGGACGCGTGGGCGGTGGCCGATCTGGCAATCACCCGCGCGGGCACAAGCACGCTGGCCGAGGCCGCCTTTCACGGCGTGCCGCTGGTCACGGTGCCGCTGCCGGAGTCGGCCGAGAACCACCAGTGGCACAATGCCCGCCGGGTGCAGGAAGCGGGAGCCGGACGTCTGGTCGAGCAGCAGCACGCCGAGATGGATCTGGGCGCGGCGGTGTTAGAGTGTGCAGCGCCAGACACGCGGGCCGCCATGCACGACGCGGCCCTGCGGCGCTCTCAGGTGGGGGCGGCGGGACGTTTCGCCGACCTGATCGAACAGCACCTGCGCTAG